The Planctomycetia bacterium genome includes a window with the following:
- the asnB gene encoding asparagine synthase (glutamine-hydrolyzing) — protein sequence MCGIAGLIGITPAAAASAAPRMLRALAHRGPDDAGIETLSVSDAETQITLIHTRLSILDLSSAGHQPMRDIGRGEYSQPNWLTFNGEIYNYRDLRRQLAAQGFPGRSECDTEVVLDAYRMWGEKSVERLNGMFAWCLADGNRKTLWLCRDRLGIKPLYLYRPSSGGLLFASEVRALLAAGPELVPPKVSRGALESFLAQGAVFGNDSIIEGIELIEPGCSLITDWSGKQLRKSRYWSFPVPEPSASTKDRDEAVTTLSGRLRESVRSHLIADVPLGLFLSGGIDSAALGTVAVESAGTDLRTLCIGFDQPKYDETETAAEVARTISTQHTSVRLSGEQVLADFSAALAAFDQPTVDGFNTFFTCRAAKASGLKVAISGLGGDELFGGYASFSDVPRAERFQSLMKATGPMRPLLAAALRAVGTRGASKAAEVLRRPATALQNYLLRRELFLPNERRELQGLPPESDPWHGMPLRFTAQLAQLTEDDDPINRISRLELHSYMSQMLLRDSDVCSMASGLELRVPLLDHRLVEAALPLPGKWKRRDPRPKPLLLDAVGRKMPQAPLKLPKKGFTFPWCPWLHGPLRSRAEKAVGNGEVWNSLQFVPSAPKQIWTRFIAGDRRISDLQILALIVLEDYVVRHAVRV from the coding sequence ATGTGCGGCATCGCAGGACTCATCGGGATAACGCCTGCTGCGGCAGCCTCGGCTGCACCGCGCATGCTTCGCGCGCTCGCTCACCGAGGGCCCGACGATGCCGGAATCGAAACGCTATCGGTTTCCGATGCCGAAACTCAGATCACGTTGATTCACACCCGTCTGTCGATTCTCGATCTATCGTCGGCAGGCCATCAACCGATGCGCGATATCGGACGCGGCGAATACTCGCAGCCGAATTGGCTGACCTTCAACGGCGAGATCTACAACTATCGCGACTTGCGCCGCCAACTAGCTGCCCAAGGATTTCCGGGACGATCGGAATGCGATACGGAAGTCGTTCTCGACGCCTACCGAATGTGGGGCGAGAAAAGCGTCGAGCGGTTGAACGGGATGTTCGCCTGGTGCCTCGCCGATGGCAATCGCAAGACGCTCTGGCTATGCCGCGATCGACTCGGCATTAAACCGCTTTATCTCTACCGACCATCGAGTGGAGGATTGCTGTTCGCTTCCGAGGTCCGAGCATTGCTTGCGGCCGGCCCGGAGCTCGTTCCTCCGAAAGTATCGCGAGGTGCGCTCGAATCGTTTCTCGCGCAAGGAGCTGTTTTCGGCAACGACTCCATCATCGAAGGAATCGAACTCATCGAGCCGGGATGCTCTTTAATAACCGACTGGTCCGGCAAGCAACTGCGAAAGTCGCGCTATTGGAGTTTTCCGGTTCCCGAACCATCGGCTTCGACGAAGGACCGTGACGAAGCCGTGACGACATTGAGCGGCCGTTTACGCGAAAGCGTCCGGTCGCATCTTATCGCCGATGTACCACTCGGGCTGTTCCTATCCGGCGGCATCGACTCGGCAGCGCTCGGCACGGTTGCCGTCGAGAGCGCGGGAACCGACCTCCGCACACTCTGCATCGGATTCGACCAACCGAAGTACGACGAGACGGAAACGGCGGCCGAAGTGGCGCGCACGATCAGTACGCAACACACTTCCGTGCGATTATCGGGAGAACAAGTGCTCGCCGATTTCTCGGCAGCGCTAGCTGCATTCGATCAACCTACGGTCGATGGCTTCAATACGTTCTTTACGTGTCGCGCCGCCAAAGCATCCGGGCTTAAAGTAGCGATCAGCGGTCTAGGAGGCGATGAACTCTTCGGGGGTTACGCGTCGTTTAGCGATGTGCCGCGCGCTGAGCGATTCCAGTCTTTGATGAAAGCGACGGGACCGATGCGCCCGCTGCTTGCCGCCGCTTTGCGAGCGGTCGGGACGCGCGGAGCCTCGAAAGCCGCCGAGGTTTTGCGGCGACCTGCGACGGCGCTTCAAAACTACCTGCTTCGACGCGAGCTATTTCTTCCGAACGAACGGCGCGAGCTGCAGGGACTTCCCCCAGAGTCGGATCCTTGGCATGGCATGCCGCTCCGTTTCACGGCGCAACTCGCACAACTCACTGAAGACGACGATCCGATCAACCGGATTTCGCGACTTGAGTTGCATAGCTACATGTCGCAGATGCTATTGCGCGATTCGGATGTTTGCAGCATGGCAAGCGGGCTCGAGCTCAGAGTGCCGCTCCTGGATCATCGCTTAGTGGAAGCAGCATTGCCGCTTCCCGGAAAATGGAAACGCCGTGATCCCCGTCCGAAGCCTTTGCTCCTCGATGCCGTCGGTAGGAAGATGCCTCAAGCTCCGCTGAAATTACCCAAGAAAGGCTTCACGTTTCCTTGGTGTCCGTGGCTTCACGGGCCCTTGCGAAGTCGCGCGGAGAAAGCGGTCGGCAATGGCGAAGTCTGGAACTCGCTGCAATTCGTCCCTTCGGCGCCAAAACAAATCTGGACACGGTTTATTGCCGGCGATCGACGAATCTCCGATCTTCAGATCCTGGCGTTGATCGTGCTCGAGGATTACGTCGTGCGTCATGCAGTGAGAGTTTGA
- a CDS encoding polysaccharide biosynthesis tyrosine autokinase, protein MSVGSDWNSHNATQYATGEKQSIDILAVCRHRKWTILFFMSVAAGLGYLYYTKAEPVFEASAQVLIIKQRTEAQSPLSLMDADLGYEDNMTTHAQVVQSPVIIQAAVKKDELYNLPVFKVYQKEHVAGIISESLTATRAGGRDAPDSQVLQVTFLCTSEAAAMTVVTSVLQSYQDFLGETYQSISNDTITLITQAKDQLKKELESKNREINKYEKSVPAEVKAYQNGLTKAEEELKRLYTDLEKLEAKRLDVNSLLATIESGQGQGKSAEVLLKLVELNSTFRDSRNDQMQQAGTDMILPLMIDQQAAIAKFGPSHPRVKEIEMKIKAYTEYIESNAVKVEEANQYNRQKPEQILAQYVDMLRLDTTRIDSVEKGLKENIERTKKEAEFLSSFTSELRALNDDRDNTRKLYDLVLAKFNQINLVKDHGGFNMRTIRPADTVKQVEPKLVKCVAGGGLAGFLVGLGLACLIDMADKSFRNAEQVRNELGTPLLGHIPVIPEAKRANRKKQAAATISDTILTLHKPRSTIAEAYRAVRTGLNFGVRGEGHKVVQVTSPDPGDGKSTFTANLAVSLAQTGKRVLLVDADFRRPRVAKIFGIESSLGLSGVIQGTAELPEAVVPSTVENLSLLPCGPRPANPSELLGSQQFRELVETLREGYDFVLIDTPPVLAVTDPCVVAPRVDGVILLIRITKDVRPHARRSVESLQELGANILGVVVNGVGGVRPGTGHVFSSQYGHRYASESGYYDSNAYDYDAYHHYYSEEADQGREDDPEPLPVVSRKTRDE, encoded by the coding sequence GTGAGCGTAGGTTCTGATTGGAATTCGCATAACGCGACGCAATACGCAACCGGCGAGAAGCAGTCGATCGACATCCTGGCGGTGTGCCGTCATCGGAAGTGGACGATCCTATTTTTCATGTCCGTCGCCGCAGGACTCGGCTATCTCTATTACACGAAAGCGGAACCGGTCTTCGAAGCATCGGCGCAGGTGCTGATCATCAAGCAACGGACTGAGGCTCAATCGCCGTTGTCGCTGATGGACGCCGATCTCGGCTACGAAGACAACATGACGACGCACGCCCAGGTCGTGCAGTCTCCGGTCATCATCCAGGCGGCCGTCAAGAAGGACGAACTATACAATCTTCCCGTCTTCAAGGTTTATCAAAAAGAGCATGTCGCCGGTATCATCAGCGAGTCGCTCACTGCGACTCGCGCCGGCGGACGCGATGCGCCGGATTCGCAAGTTCTTCAAGTCACGTTCCTTTGCACCAGCGAAGCCGCCGCGATGACGGTCGTGACGTCGGTGCTGCAAAGCTACCAAGACTTTCTCGGCGAAACCTATCAGTCGATCAGCAACGACACGATCACGCTCATCACGCAAGCCAAAGATCAACTCAAGAAAGAACTCGAGAGCAAGAATCGCGAAATCAACAAGTACGAGAAAAGCGTTCCTGCGGAAGTGAAGGCTTATCAAAACGGTCTCACGAAGGCGGAAGAAGAGCTCAAGCGGCTGTATACCGATCTCGAAAAACTCGAAGCCAAGCGGCTCGACGTGAACAGCTTGCTGGCGACGATCGAATCGGGACAAGGCCAAGGCAAGTCTGCCGAGGTGCTCTTGAAGCTCGTCGAATTAAATTCGACTTTTCGAGATTCGCGCAACGATCAGATGCAACAAGCCGGCACCGACATGATCTTGCCGTTGATGATCGATCAGCAGGCTGCGATCGCGAAGTTCGGGCCAAGCCATCCGCGCGTCAAAGAAATCGAGATGAAGATCAAGGCGTACACCGAATATATCGAATCGAATGCGGTCAAAGTCGAAGAGGCGAATCAGTACAATCGACAGAAGCCCGAGCAGATCTTGGCGCAGTACGTCGATATGCTTCGGCTCGACACGACACGAATCGACAGCGTCGAGAAGGGCCTGAAGGAAAACATCGAGCGTACGAAGAAGGAAGCGGAATTTCTCAGCAGCTTCACCAGTGAGCTGCGAGCGCTTAACGACGACCGCGACAACACCCGCAAGCTGTACGATCTAGTTCTGGCCAAGTTCAACCAGATCAACTTGGTGAAGGATCACGGCGGCTTTAATATGCGGACGATCCGGCCTGCGGACACCGTGAAGCAGGTCGAGCCCAAGCTTGTGAAGTGCGTTGCCGGCGGAGGGTTGGCAGGTTTTCTCGTCGGCCTCGGATTGGCTTGCTTAATCGACATGGCCGATAAGAGCTTCCGCAATGCGGAGCAAGTTCGCAACGAACTCGGCACGCCGCTCCTCGGACATATTCCCGTTATCCCTGAAGCAAAACGAGCCAATCGCAAAAAGCAAGCGGCAGCGACGATCTCCGACACGATCCTCACCTTACACAAGCCGCGTAGCACGATCGCCGAAGCCTACCGCGCCGTGCGGACGGGCTTGAACTTCGGAGTCCGCGGAGAAGGGCACAAGGTCGTTCAGGTAACGAGCCCCGACCCAGGCGACGGTAAGAGTACGTTTACGGCAAACTTGGCCGTGAGCCTTGCCCAAACCGGCAAACGCGTGTTGCTCGTCGACGCCGACTTTCGACGCCCTCGCGTCGCGAAGATATTCGGCATCGAAAGCTCGCTCGGTTTGTCGGGCGTCATCCAAGGAACGGCCGAATTGCCGGAGGCCGTCGTCCCAAGTACCGTCGAGAATCTGTCGTTGCTTCCGTGCGGACCACGACCAGCTAATCCGTCCGAATTGCTCGGCTCGCAACAATTCCGCGAACTCGTTGAAACTCTCCGCGAAGGTTACGACTTCGTTCTGATCGATACCCCACCGGTGCTCGCCGTGACCGACCCATGCGTCGTCGCACCGCGCGTCGACGGCGTGATTCTTTTAATCCGGATCACGAAGGATGTTCGCCCTCACGCTCGACGTTCGGTGGAATCGCTGCAAGAGCTCGGTGCCAACATTCTCGGCGTCGTCGTCAACGGCGTCGGCGGCGTGCGTCCGGGCACAGGCCACGTCTTTAGTTCGCAGTACGGTCATCGCTACGCTTCCGAATCGGGCTACTACGACTCGAACGCTTACGACTACGATGCCTATCACCACTACTACAGCGAAGAAGCCGACCAAGGTCGTGAAGACGATCCGGAACCGCTCCCGGTCGTTTCTCGCAAGACGCGAGACGAATAA
- a CDS encoding glycosyltransferase family 4 protein — translation MRIVYLNPVGEIGGAERSLLQLLTEIGKADPSLERRLIVGTEGRLRSEAEKLGVQTELLPLPAGLSSFGDSQLHDRKRGIRILAMLLRAVSALPGMIAYLFRLRRRLRELAPTIIHSNGIKTHIVAAIVRPKEAKLVWHIRDFLGDRPLVGRIMRLVSARATIAVANSHAVRNDAALVLRSLNVVTIYNAIDTERFAPGVGDGAELDRLAGLSQLPRESIRVGLVATYARWKGQAAFIEAASIVAREAPTLPIYFYIIGSPIYRTTGSQYTEAELRECVTKFGLVDRVGFVPFQDDAVPVYRALDIVVQASTRREPFGLTIVEAMACGRAMVVALAGGAAEIVEPGVNALGFSPGDIPELAQGIIKLAVNPSMRSRLAEQGRATVVQRFSAIRLGKQFSDLYAEITA, via the coding sequence ATGCGCATCGTCTATTTAAATCCCGTCGGCGAAATCGGAGGAGCCGAAAGGAGTCTGTTGCAACTCCTCACGGAGATCGGGAAAGCCGATCCTTCGCTTGAACGCCGATTAATCGTAGGGACCGAGGGCCGCCTGCGCTCGGAAGCGGAAAAGCTCGGAGTGCAAACGGAACTATTGCCGCTTCCGGCTGGGCTTAGCTCCTTCGGCGACAGTCAGTTGCACGACCGCAAGCGCGGCATCCGAATCTTGGCCATGCTACTGAGGGCCGTATCGGCACTGCCCGGCATGATCGCTTATCTTTTTCGCTTGCGTCGACGACTGCGCGAATTAGCCCCCACGATCATTCATTCCAACGGCATCAAGACGCACATCGTCGCGGCAATCGTGCGCCCGAAGGAAGCAAAACTCGTTTGGCACATCCGCGACTTTCTCGGCGACCGTCCGCTCGTCGGTCGCATCATGCGGCTGGTTTCAGCACGAGCCACGATCGCCGTCGCGAATAGCCACGCCGTGCGCAACGATGCGGCATTGGTTCTCCGGTCGCTCAACGTCGTTACGATTTACAACGCCATCGATACCGAGCGTTTCGCTCCCGGCGTCGGAGACGGTGCGGAATTGGATCGCCTCGCCGGGCTGTCGCAACTTCCTCGCGAGTCGATACGCGTCGGCCTCGTGGCGACCTACGCACGGTGGAAAGGGCAGGCGGCATTTATCGAAGCGGCTTCGATCGTCGCGCGCGAGGCTCCAACTTTACCGATCTATTTCTATATCATCGGAAGTCCGATTTACCGAACCACCGGATCGCAATACACGGAAGCCGAGCTTCGCGAGTGCGTGACGAAGTTCGGCCTCGTCGACCGCGTGGGCTTCGTCCCTTTTCAAGACGACGCCGTGCCGGTTTATCGAGCGTTGGATATCGTCGTACAAGCGAGCACCCGTCGCGAACCTTTCGGGCTCACGATCGTAGAAGCAATGGCCTGCGGACGGGCAATGGTCGTGGCCTTGGCCGGAGGAGCAGCGGAGATCGTCGAGCCGGGTGTGAATGCGCTAGGATTCTCTCCAGGCGATATTCCCGAACTCGCGCAGGGAATCATTAAGCTCGCCGTGAATCCTTCGATGCGGAGTCGGTTGGCAGAACAAGGAAGAGCTACGGTGGTTCAACGATTCTCGGCCATCAGACTAGGGAAGCAATTCTCCGATCTCTATGCGGAAATCACGGCTTAG
- the xrtU gene encoding exosortase U → MSTAPAELEAATSIEQTHARPFVASLAVIGILLPALAHLPILWSYASSLYSLPQYGYILTLPVFATVLAYSRVRHLGTLTPGNFWVSFGWFISAALLLATSSVFDSPWLGGISSFWAMTAIGYALGGRRLLVAILPSWVMLCLAIRLPMLLDEQLVQVLQSIAARRASALLHYIGQAHILDGNVVETPTKRYLVEEACSGIQSLFAITACTVFYILWTRMSWWRAILILVVSWFWVWTANVARIVLVAYLNSTMGLPVDKGWMHDALAVGLFALTLGLIVSSAHLIWFFLPYGIFGGRDGSEESADADASTLDGPTRLSPPKQTIFASPFFQVFYAALLLFIWLPQLRIPNATASPVQLNGLEESFAPESFKGWTRAAEGFQSLQRKDDSQWGAHSQSWRYRKGNKKIIVSLDYPFLGWHELATCYAADGWTIDQRLVVPVPEIPGKPEAINPGERFVNTSMRRPEQNDYCFVVYQCFNDRRMPIPVPEGNIFRLLSDRLKTYRRRLATLGASGSGMNDQVRTYQLQVILQDLAAPTETDRLETVALFMHFRGLLHSTLTPLPAGGMP, encoded by the coding sequence ATGAGCACCGCCCCCGCCGAGCTTGAAGCCGCAACTTCAATCGAGCAAACGCATGCGCGGCCTTTCGTGGCTTCGCTGGCCGTGATCGGCATTCTGCTTCCGGCCCTCGCTCATCTGCCGATCCTGTGGTCTTACGCCTCGAGTTTGTATTCGTTGCCGCAGTACGGCTACATTCTGACCCTGCCCGTCTTTGCGACGGTGCTTGCGTATTCGCGCGTGCGTCACTTGGGGACTTTGACTCCCGGCAACTTTTGGGTTTCGTTCGGTTGGTTTATTTCCGCCGCCTTACTGCTGGCGACCTCGAGCGTCTTCGATTCTCCGTGGCTAGGAGGGATCTCTTCGTTTTGGGCGATGACCGCCATCGGCTATGCTCTCGGCGGTCGCCGCTTGCTGGTCGCGATCCTGCCTTCCTGGGTGATGCTGTGTCTCGCGATTCGTCTACCGATGTTGCTCGACGAGCAACTCGTGCAAGTATTGCAGTCGATTGCAGCGCGACGCGCGAGTGCTTTGCTCCACTACATCGGACAGGCGCACATCCTCGACGGAAACGTCGTCGAAACCCCGACCAAGCGTTATCTCGTCGAAGAGGCTTGCAGCGGAATTCAGTCGCTCTTCGCAATCACCGCCTGCACGGTTTTCTATATCCTTTGGACGCGAATGTCGTGGTGGCGTGCGATCTTGATCTTGGTCGTTTCTTGGTTCTGGGTCTGGACGGCGAACGTCGCTCGCATCGTGCTGGTCGCTTATCTAAACTCCACGATGGGCTTGCCCGTCGATAAAGGTTGGATGCACGATGCGCTAGCCGTAGGTTTGTTCGCCCTCACGCTGGGATTGATCGTGAGCTCGGCACATCTGATTTGGTTTTTCCTGCCGTATGGGATTTTCGGCGGTCGCGACGGCTCGGAAGAAAGTGCTGACGCGGACGCCTCGACGCTGGACGGTCCCACTCGCTTGTCGCCGCCGAAGCAAACCATATTTGCCTCTCCTTTCTTTCAGGTTTTTTACGCCGCTTTGCTGCTGTTCATTTGGCTGCCGCAGTTGCGGATTCCGAACGCCACCGCTTCCCCCGTCCAGCTGAACGGGCTCGAAGAGTCTTTTGCGCCGGAATCGTTTAAGGGTTGGACACGCGCTGCGGAAGGATTCCAATCTTTGCAGCGCAAAGATGATTCTCAGTGGGGCGCACACTCGCAAAGTTGGCGCTATCGCAAAGGCAACAAAAAGATCATCGTTTCCTTGGACTATCCGTTTTTAGGTTGGCACGAACTCGCGACTTGTTATGCCGCGGACGGCTGGACGATCGATCAACGGCTCGTCGTGCCGGTTCCCGAAATTCCCGGTAAGCCGGAGGCGATCAACCCTGGCGAGCGCTTCGTGAATACTTCGATGCGTCGTCCCGAACAAAACGATTATTGCTTCGTGGTCTATCAATGTTTCAATGATCGTAGGATGCCGATCCCCGTTCCCGAAGGAAATATTTTTCGCCTGCTTAGCGATCGATTGAAGACCTACCGTCGGCGGTTGGCTACGTTGGGCGCGTCCGGAAGCGGCATGAACGATCAAGTTCGGACCTATCAATTGCAAGTCATCCTTCAAGACCTTGCTGCGCCGACGGAAACGGATCGACTTGAGACGGTCGCTCTGTTTATGCATTTTCGCGGACTGCTTCATTCGACCCTTACGCCTTTGCCGGCGGGAGGGATGCCATGA